In Tripterygium wilfordii isolate XIE 37 chromosome 15, ASM1340144v1, whole genome shotgun sequence, one DNA window encodes the following:
- the LOC120016728 gene encoding ABC transporter A family member 7-like, whose amino-acid sequence MADPSNSHSSFWTQANALLRKNLTFQKRNISANVRLISFPFFLSVLLVLIQSLVNNQLDSASNNCGCACIDTNGDGRCERVCGLQYSDLDQAGTCPIPSPQEWPPLLQIPAPEYRAVRTDFVSFTDLPDESCRSTGSCPATLLYTGNNQSLAEILAGSMFTTSFTLNSSNIVGTLAENVVGSGTKPQTQNFLEPAFFSDDPIYYAQRQCSANSTFTVSVPLLSTEISQEVTCVQGLHLWRNSSLEVNDQLYKGYRKGNQERKINEILAAYDFLNSNGNNFNVSIWYNATYKNDTGSFPMGLVRVPRSVNLASNTYLQFLRGPSTRMLFEFIKEMPKSQTRNRLDLASLLGPLFFTWVVLQLFPVILTSLVYEKEQKLRIMMKMHGLGDGPYWLISYAYFLSISLLYMLCFVIFGSVVGLKFFTLNDYSIQFVFYFIYVNLQIALAFLIAAMFSNVKTAAVIGYIIVFGSGLLGGFLFQFFVEDASFPRGWIIVMELYPGFSLYRGLYEFSDYAFTGNFLGTDGMRWGNLSDSENGMRAVLIIMVVEWLLVLLVAYYSDQISSSGGGKSPLFFLQRFRKKRSPSFRKPSLRRQGSKVFVQIEKPDVSQERERVEQLLLESSTSHAIICDDLKKVYPGKDGNPDKFAVKGLSLALPRGECFGMLGPNGAGKTSFISMMIGLTKPTAGAAYVEGLDIRTDMEGIYTSMGVCPQHDLLWETLTGREHLLFYGRLKNLKGSELTQAVEESLKSVNLFHGGVADKHSGKYSGGMKRRLSVAISLIGNPKVVYMDEPSTGLDPASRNNLWNVVKRAKQNRAIILTTHSMEEAEVLCDRLGIFVDGNLQCIGNPKELKGRYGGSYVFTMTTSSDREEDVQNLVKNLSPNANKIYQISGTQKFEIPKQEVRIADVFQAVENAKSRFTVFAWGLADTTLEDVFIKVARGAQAFNVFS is encoded by the exons ATGGCGGATCCATCTAACAGTCACTCAAGCTTCTGGACTCAGGCCAACGCTCTCCTCAGGAAGAACTTAACCTTTCAG AAACGCAATATCTCTGCAAATGTCCGGCTCATCAGCTTTCCCTTTTTTCTCTCTGTACTTCTTGTTCTCATTCAAAGTTTAGTCAATAATCAACTTGACAGTGCTAGTAATAACTGTGGCTGTGCTTGTATTGATACGAATGGGGATGGTCGGTGTGAGAGAGTTTGTGGGTTACAGTATTCAGACTTGGATCAGGCAGGAACTTGCCCCATTCCTAGTCCCCAGGAATGGCCTCCACTCTTACAAATTCCTGCTCCTGAATATCGTGCAGTGAGAACTGATTTTGTTTCATTCACAGACTTGCCAGATGAGTCATGCAGGAGTACAGGGTCCTGTCCTGCAACTCTTCTATACACCGGCAATAATCAGTCTCTTGCAGAAA TTTTGGCTGGGAGTATGTTCACGACTTCATTCACTCTAAATTCCTCTAATATTGTGGGTACTTTAGCTGAAAACGTTGTG GGTTCGGGAACAAAGcctcaaacacaaaattttctggAACCTGCTTTCTTTTCAGACGATCCCATTTATTATGCACAACGTCAGTGCTCAGCAAACTCAACCTTCACTGTCTCTGTGCCGCTGTTATCTACCGAGATATCACAAG AGGTAACATGTGTTCAAGGTTTGCATCTGTGGCGCAATAGTTCTCTTGAGGTAAACGATCAGCTTTATAAAGGTTACCGAAAAGGAAACCAGGAGAGGAAGATTAATGAGATACTTGCAG CGTATGACTTCCTAAATTCCAATGGGAATAATTTTAATGTGAGCATCTGGTACAATGCAACCTATAAAAATGACACAGGCAGTTTTCCTATGGGATTGGTGCGCGTTCCGCGCTCAGTGAATTTG GCATCAAATACCTACCTTCAGTTTTTGCGAGGGCCTAGTACAAGAATGCTGTTTGAGTTTATCAAAGAAATGCCTAAATCTCAAACCAGAAACAGGCTGGATTTGGCATCTCTTCTCGGACCACTTTTCTTTACATGGGTTGTTTTACAGCTGTTCCCG GTGATCTTGACGTCGCTAGTTTATGAGAAAGAACAAAAACTGAGAATCATGATGAAAATGCATGGGCTTGGAGACGGACCATATTGGCTGATTTCTTATGCTTATTTTCTTTCTATATCTTTGTTGTACATGCTATGCTTTGTGATATTTGGCTCAGTCGTAG GGTTGAAATTCTTCACACTGAATGACTACAGCATccaatttgtgttttatttcatttatgtaAACCTACAAATTGCTCTAGCCTTTCTGATTGCTGCAATGTTTTCAAACGTTAAGACCGCTGCAG TGATAGGCTACATTATAGTCTTTGGATCTGGACTCTTAGGCGGCTTCCTTTTCCAGTTTTTTGTCGAAGATGCATCATTCCCAC GAGGATGGATCATTGTAATGGAGCTATATCCTGGCTTCTCTCTCTATCGTGGACTATATGAATTTTCAGACTATGCTTTCACTGGCAATTTCTTGGGGACTGATGGGATGCGGTGGGGAAATTTGAGTGACAGCGAAAATGGAATGAGAGCTGTCTTGATCATCATGGTTGTTGAGTGGCTTCTTGTACTTTTGGTTGCATATTACTCAGATCAAATATCTTCATCTGGAGGTGGGAAAAGTCCTCTGTTTTTTCTGCAAAGGTTCCGGAAGAAGCGTTCACCCTCATTTCGAAAGCCTAGTTTGCGAAGACAAGGATCTAAAGTTTTTGTCCAGATAGAGAAACCTGATGTCTCTCAGGAG AGAGAGAGGGTCGAACAGTTGCTACTTGAATCTAGCACTAGTCATGCAATCATATGCGACGACCTCAAAAAGGTGTATCCTGGAAAGGATGGAAACCCTGATAAATTTGCAGTAAAAGGCTTGTCTCTTGCTTTGCCTCGAGGAGAGTGTTTTGGTATGCTGGGTCCCAATGGTGCCGGGAAGACATCTTTTATCAGTATG ATGATTGGGCTCACAAAACCCACTGCTGGGGCAGCTTATGTTGAGGGTCTGGACATACGGACAGACATGGAGGGGATATACACCAGCATGGGTGTATGCCCACAGCATGA CCTGCTCTGGGAAACCTTAACAGGAAGGGAGCACTTACTTTTCTATGGCAGGCTTAAGAACCTTAAAGGCTCTGAGCTGACACAA GCTGTGGAAGAATCTCTTAAAAGTGTCAACCTGTTTCATGGAGGAGTTGCAGACAAACACTCTGGGAAATACAGTGGGGGAATGAAGAGGAGGCTTAGTGTCGCAATATCTCTTATTGGGAATCCCAAG GTTGTTTACATGGACGAGCCAAGTACTGGATTAGATCCAGCCTCAAGGAATAATTTATGGAATGTCGTGAAGCGTGCAAAGCAAAACCGAGCAATCATTTTAACCA CACATTCCATGGAGGAGGCAGAGGTCCTATGTGATAGATTAGGAATTTTTGTCGACGGCAACCTTCAGTGTATTGGAAATCCAAAGGAG CTTAAGGGTAGATATGGAGGATCGTACGTGTTCACAATGACAACGTCTTCGGATCGCGAGGAAGATGTGCAGAATTTGGTTAAGAATCTTTCCCCAAATGCTAACAAGATATACCAAATATCTGGAACCCAGAAGTTTGAGATTCCAAAACAGGAGGTGAGGATTGCAGATGTGTTCCAGGCAGTTGAGAATGCAAAGAGCAGATTCACAGTGTTTGCTTGGGGTCTTGCTGACACAACTTTGGAGGATGTCTTCATCAAGGTTGCTCGTGGAGCTCAGGCTTTCAATGTCTtctcataa